From a single Hippoglossus stenolepis isolate QCI-W04-F060 chromosome 2, HSTE1.2, whole genome shotgun sequence genomic region:
- the LOC118123300 gene encoding early growth response protein 4, whose translation MLNNMDLNAKDSFYPQFENCNSSSLGMENSVRKDNQEVYVDAERGVPAQFGHEGTPATLKTEASNSEFAFNPCECPKDTYTPSSLAYSGSFYVEASQGAPCSTETLLNMITEIVGISTLPISEVQQSGSSRGTYPSPAPMDSSNGNFGDPGVKRQTYSGSGPSPPVYSPDQTCHRYADDQAGSQAQDPSTSQLTFGSPRAPHQKNAEPKSEAASFPVVVKNEFESSCYEWGAFNKTDCLETSFQTETFPMSSDFPPDQQMDVKELLDTFPPICPNPEMEFKVEGGIKQEPCFSDTCSQSYSSPLYNNYLPPPPPMGLSSNLKPFPEPPQPSNQCDSLYTSPALPSTIDSILYSSLLPDSFAQSYTTRVTKSPRARKSPAASHGPAKEKPFTCPMESCDRRFSRSDELNRHIRIHTGHKPFQCRICLRSFSRSDHLTTHTRTHTGEKPFSCDVCGKRFARSDERKRHGRVHLKQKEKMELKPQVTAAAWPFTLPEGI comes from the exons ATGTTGAACAATATGGATTTGAATGCGAAAGATTCCTTTTATCCTCAGTTTGAGAATTGCAACAGTTCTTCGCTAGGAATGGAAAACAGCGTGCGCAAAGATAACCAGGAGGTGTACGTCGATGCAGAGCGGGGGGTACCTGCCCAGTTTGGCCACG AAGGAACACCTGCGACCCTCAAAACCGAAGCTTCCAACTCGGAATTTGCTTTTAACCCCTGCGAGTGCCCAAAAGACACCTACACCCCTTCCTCGCTCGCCTACTCCGGCAGTTTCTATGTTGAGGCATCTCAGGGAGCGCCGTGCAGCACCGAAACACTCCTCAACATGATCACCGAGATCGTGGGTATATCCACGCTGCCAATTTCAGAAGTGCAACAGAGCGGCAGCAGTCGGGGAACTTATCCGTCGCCTGCGCCGATGGACAGCAGCAATGGCAATTTTGGAGACCCCGGCGTGAAGAGGCAAACCTACAGCGGCTCCGGACCCTCTCCTCCTGTGTACTCTCCGGACCAGACGTGCCACAGGTATGCCGATGACCAGGCCGGCAGCCAGGCCCAAGACCCGTCCACTTCCCAGCTCACCTTCGGCTCCCCAAGAGCTCCACACCAGAAGAATGCTGAACCAAAGTCCGAGGCCGCGTCTTTCCCCGTCGTGGTCAAGAATGAGTTTGAGAGCAGCTGCTACGAGTGGGGGGCATTTAACAAGACCGACTGTTTGGAGACGAGTTTCCAGACAGAAACCTTCCCCATGTCAAGCGACTTCCCCCCCGATCAGCAGATGGATGTTAAGGAACTTTTGGACACGTTCCCCCCGATTTGTCCCAACCCAGAGATGGAGTTTAAAGTGGAGGGGGGCATCAAGCAGGAGCCGTGTTTCTCTGACACCTGTTCTCAGAGCTACTCCAGCCCCCTGTACAATAATTACCTCCCTCCCCCACCACCGATGGGCCTCTCCTCCAACCTGAAACCCTTCCCCGAGCCCCCACAGCCATCTAATCAGTGTGATTCCTTATACACATCGCCAGCTTTACCAAGCACCATAGACTCCATCCTGTATTCTTCCTTGTTGCCAGATTCTTTCGCCCAAAGTTACACGACCCGTGTGACCAAGTCCCCCAGGGCCAGAAAGAGCCCCGCCGCCTCCCACGGCCCAGCCAAAGAGAAACCCTTCACCTGCCCCATGGAGAGCTGCGACCGGCGCTTCTCTCGCTCGGACGAGCTCAACCGGCACATCCGCATCCACACGGGCCACAAACCCTTCCAGTGCCGCATCTGTTTGCGCAGCTTCAGCCGTAGCGACCACCTCACCACCCACACCAGGACTCACACCGGGGAGAAGCCGTTCTCCTGCGACGTGTGCGGCAAACGGTTCGCCCGCAGCGACGAGAGGAAGCGGCACGGGCGCGTACACCTGAAACAGAAGGAGAAAATGGAACTAAAGCCTCAGGTGACCGCCGCCGCGTGGCCGTTCACTCTCCCCGAGGGGATTTGA
- the mogs gene encoding mannosyl-oligosaccharide glucosidase, with translation MGRQRKRVGASEAAPLPRKDEKPPAFPRKEKKKKVDIGKVFINISIGLCIFSLIWFFYALYMRSSLAKRVVTLHPSPPVLDANSSSAKVSPERFWGSYRPQVYFGMKTRSPRSIVTGMMWMRQFSDMDVNLRHTCEQGDRLHGYGWMMHDGINFGVQEIRDNDFTLTTEYVKRSGGDHGGDWTWRITAKQHSSTPQAPVISLMIYAAADTQGTLEAHVEDRNRLASITGFSEELGNFKITFRKPVTGELSNARYASYNYLKTVSPGLEKLTEIVKHSLNHRFVYSLPSGEKRHYIAVDTYKPPHHQNQQKPADTRRESDFVVHQVTVQMPFQVEVLFESGSFHDRPNQLVGSIMTQELEKRKAEFDAKFERTFGLESKGFSQAQIRFGKAALSNMLGGMGYFYGQSVVQSGYNEYPLLYPEGALFTAVPSRSFFPRGFLWDEGFHQLLLSKWDPQLTREAIAHWIDLMNMEGWIPREQILGDEARSKVPAEFVVQQNENANPPTLFLALQELIEQFSDNPDKAASQPTLPFLRRLFPRLKTWYEWYNTSQTGPLPNSYRWRGRDKDTNLFLNPKTLTSGLDDYPRASHPSAEERHVDLHCWMALSSGIMASVARLLGEPHHDYELSHQVLYDNNLLNELHWSEQLRAFSDYGNHTQSVSLQQEKVYVPPGQPRHQFPIARLVRSVRRAPKMQYVNALGYVSLFPFLLQILQPDSPKLEHIFREMRDFDKLWTPYGLRSLSKADPLYMKRNTEHDAPYWRGAIWININYLAVRALHHYRNTEGPYQEKAAALYEELRTNIINNVYRQYVETGYIWEQYNDSTGRGQGSHPFTGWSALTVLMMAEQY, from the exons ATGGgaaggcagaggaagagggtgGGGGCCAGTGAAGCTGCTCCACTTCCAAGGAAAGATGAGAAGCCCCCTGCATTTCCCCgcaaggagaagaaaaagaaagtcgACATTGGCAAAGTCTTCATCAACATCTCTATTGGCCTCTGCATATTCAGTCTGATCTGGTTCTTTTACGCCCTCTACATGCGGTCCAGCCTGGCCAAACGGGTGGTGACTCTGCACCCGTCGCCTCCCGTCCTGgatgcaaacagcagcagtgctAAGGTTTCTCCAGAGAGGTTCTGGGGTTCATACAGGCCGCAGGTCTACTTTGGCATGAAAACCAGGAGTCCCAGGTCGATTGTGACAG GTATGATGTGGATGCGTCAGTTTTCTGACATGGACGTGAACTTGAGGCACACCTGTGAGCAGGGGGATCGTTTGCATGGCTACGGCTGGATGATGCATGATGGGATCAACTTTGGTGTCCAGGAAATCCGAGACAACGATTTCACCCTAACCACAGAGTATGTTAAGAGGAGTGGAGGGGATCATGGAGGAGACTGGACCTGGAGGATCACTGCCAAGCAGCAT AGCTCTACACCTCAAGCGCCCGTCATCTCCCTAATGATTTACGCAGCAGCCGACACACAGGGAACTCTGGAGGCTCACGTCGAGGACAGGAACCGCCTCGCCTCCATCACTGGCTTTTCAGAGGAGCTCGGGAACTTTAAGATCACCTTCCGAAAGCCTGTTACTGGGGAATTATCCAACGCTAGATATGCAAG TTACAACTATCTTAAGACTGTGTCTCCTGGCTTGGAGAAGCTGACTGAGATCGTGAAGCACAGTCTGAACCACAGGTTTGTCTACAGCCTCCCCTCTGGTGAGAAGAGGCATTACATTGCTGTAGACACCTACAAGCCTCCCCATcaccaaaaccaacagaaaccTGCTGACACGAGGCGGGAGAGCGACTTCGTGGTTCACCAGGTGACTGTGCAGATGCCATTTCAGGTCGAAGTTCTGTTTGAGTCCGGAAGCTTCCATGATCGTCCCAACCAACTGGTGGGCTCAATCATGAcccaggagctggagaagaggaaggcTGAGTTTGACGCAAAGTTCGAGAGGACTTTTGGCCTTGAGAGCAAAGGTTTCAGCCAGGCACAAATTCGATTTGGCAAGGCAGCGCTCAGCAACATGTTGGGTGGAATGGGCTACTTCTATGGGCAGTCAGTGGTGCAGTCGGGCTACAACGAGTACCCGCTCCTGTACCCTGAAGGTGCGTTATTCACTGCTGTACCGTCACGCTCTTTCTTTCCCAGAGGATTCCTTTGGGACGAGGGCTTtcaccagctgctgctcagcaaGTGGGACCCCCAATTGACAAGAGAGGCGATTGCCCACTGGATAGACCTAATGAATATGGAGGGCTGGATCCCCCGTGAGCAGATCCTGGGTGATGAGGCTCGCAGTAAAGTCCCAGCCGAGTTTGTAGTGCAGCAGAATGAGAATGCCAACCCACCTACTCTTTTCTTAGCTCTTCAGGAACTTATCGAACAGTTCTCTGATAATCCAGACAAGGCAGCTTCTCAGCCAACTTTGCCTTTCCTTCGAAGGCTCTTCCCCCGACTGAAAACCTGGTATGAATGGTACAACACCTCGCAAACAGGACCCCTGCCCAACTCGTACCGCTGGCGTGGTCGGGACAAGGACACTAATCTGTTCCTCAATCCCAAGACCTTGACTTCCGGGTTGGACGACTACCCTCGAGCATCACACCCCTCAGCCGAAGAGCGGCATGTGGATTTACACTGCTGGATGGCATTATCCTCAGGTATTATGGCCAGTGTAGCTCGCCTTCTTGGCGAGCCCCATCATGACTACGAACTTTCACACCAAGTGCTCTATGACAACAACCTGCTGAATGAGCTGCACTGGTCAGAACAACTCCGTGCTTTCAGTGACTATGGCAACCACACCCAGTCTGTGTCCTTGCAGCAGGAGAAGGTGTACGTACCTCCTGGTCAACCACGCCATCAGTTCCCCATAGCTCGTCTCGTGCGCTCAGTCCGCAGAGCCCCCAAGATGCAGTATGTTAACGCTTTGGGTTATGTTAGCTTGTTCCCCTTCTTACTGCAGATCCTCCAACCCGACTCGCCTAAACTAGAACATATCTTCCGAGAGATGAGAGACTTCGATAAGTTGTGGACACCCTACGGCCTGCGTTCACTCTCCAAGGCTGATCCCCTGTATATGAAGCGAAACACGGAGCATGATGCCCCCTACTGGAGGGGCGCAATTTGGATTAACATCAACTACTTGGCAGTGAGAGCTCTCCATCACTACAGAAACACAGAAGGTCCATACCAAGAAAAGGCAGCTGCTCTTTATGAGGAACTCAGGACTAACATCATCAATAACGTTTATAGACAGTATGTTGAAACAGGATATATCTGGGAACAGTACAACGACAGCACTGGCAGGGGCCAAGGAAGCCACCCCTTCACTGGCTGGTCAGCATTGACAGTATTAATGATGGCTGAACAGTACTGA
- the pdcd4a gene encoding programmed cell death protein 4a translates to MATEVDTWPAAQQADGLFSFDGNLAHANHPRGSHEDEDEDLLNEAELNGNWTPQEKALHDARLKAKAKRRLRKSSSRNSTSESFSESGDVAGGDPNSPKGKVNANDRKSRTGKGRGLPKKGGAGGKGVWGAAGMVYEDEEPDVRDPNYDEFAQGDTVYAKVLPEVDERELEKMVNPIVKEYFEHGDTKEVQMLLKGLNLGHHKFEFSSLAVSLSLEGKASHRELTSRLLSDLSGKMLSQSEMARAFDKTLKELPDLILDTPEAPQMLGQFIARAIADHVLPMSFLDCYKGKVDCEHARVALDRAAVLLTMKREMVRLDNVWGVGGGLRPVKHLVKEMNLLLKEYLISGDEKEADHCLRDLEVPHFHHELVYEVVVMVLESKGDTASHMMIKLLQSFWKTGLITVDQMNRGFQRVYDELPEINLDVPHAHSLMETFVDLCFQEAVITKQLRDACPSRGRKRFVSEGDGGLIKT, encoded by the exons GCTTGTTCTCTTTCGACGGAAACCTGGCACACGCCAACCATCCCCGCGGCAGccacgaggacgaggacgaggacctGCTGAACGAGGCCGAGCTGAACGGCAACTGGACGCCGCAAGAGAAGGCGCTGCACGATGCGCGGCTCAAGGCCAAAGCCAAGCGTCGCCTGCGCAAGTCCTCGTCCCGCAACTCCACCAGCGAGTCCTTCTCCGAGTCGGGAGATGTGGCAGGAGGCGACCCAAACAGTCCAAAAGGCAAAGTCAACGCCAACGACCGCAAATCCAGGACGGGCAAGGGCAGAGGCCTGCCAAAGAAAG GTGGGGCTGGTGGTAAAGGAGTGTGGGGGGCTGCCGGGATGGTTTACGAAGACGAGGAGCCTGACGTGCGGGACCCCAACTATGATGAATTTGCccag GGAGACACGGTTTATGCAAAGGTGTTGCCAGAAGTCGAtgagagggagctggagaagaTGGTCAACCCGATTGTGAAGGAGTACTTTGAACATGGAGACACAAAAGAAGTGCAG ATGTTGCTGAAGGGCCTCAACCTGGGCCACCATAAGTTCGAGTTCTCCTCCCTGGCCGTGTCCCTGTCCCTGGAGGGCAAGGCGAGCCACAGAGAGCTGACCTCCCGCCTGCTCTCTGATCTGTCGGGCAAGATGCTGTCACAGAGTGAAATGGCCCGAGCCTTCGACAAGACGCTGAAAGAGCTGCCAGACCTCATACTGGACACACCGGAGGCTCCGCAG ATGCTTGGCCAGTTCATAGCCAGAGCCATCGCGGACCACGTCCTCCCCATGTCTTTTCTGGACTGTTACAAGGGCAAAGTGGACTGTGAGCACGCCAG AGTGGCTTTAGACCGTGCCGCTGTGCTGCTGACCATGAAGAGGGAGATGGTTCGTTTAGATAACGTGTGGGGTGTGGGCGGAGGCCTGAGACCTGTCAAACATCTCGTCAAAGAG ATGAACCTCCTGCTCAAAGAGTATCTGATATCTGGAGACGAGAAAGAGGCAGATCATTGTCTGAGAGACCTGGAAGTCCCCCACTTCCACCATGAGCTGGTCTATGAG GTTGTAGTGATGGTGCTGGAGTCGAAAGGCGACACAGCCAGTCATATGATGATTAAGCTGCTTCAGTCCTTCTGGAAAACAGGCCTCATCACTGTGGATCAGATGAACAGG GGTTTCCAGCGTGTTTACGATGAACTCCCTGAAATCAACCTAGATGTGCCACATGCCCACTCCCTCATGGAGACCTTTGTGGACCTCTGCTTCCAGGAGGCGGTCATCACCAAACAGCTGAGGGATGCTTGTCCCTCCAG AGGGCGAAAGCGCTTTGTAAGCGAAGGCGATGGAGGCCTGATCAAGACCTAa